In one Aeromicrobium wangtongii genomic region, the following are encoded:
- a CDS encoding NAD(P)/FAD-dependent oxidoreductase, which produces MRDLVVAGGGPVGLITALFAARAGLDVVVREPRRGPVDKACGEGLMPGAVAGLQELGVELWGRPLAGIRYLDATRSAEAPFRHGTGMGVRRTALHAALTEAVAAAGVEVEQAAVRDVQDRGDHVLADGTPARYLIAADGLHSPTRRALGLDGVSRMPQRYAQRAHASIEPWTDLVEVHWAQSGEAYVTPTADGQVGVAILTRQRGRSFHDLLADHPGLVERLAGAPLGRVKGAGPLRQRATRRVQGQVLLVGDAAGYVDALTGEGIALGLAQARAAIAAVLAADPERYEQDWRRLTWRHDLMTAALVTASRASLVRSGIVPAARRLPAVFGWAVDQLARPA; this is translated from the coding sequence GGCCGGTCGGACTCATCACGGCCCTGTTCGCGGCGCGCGCGGGCCTGGACGTCGTGGTGCGTGAACCGCGCCGGGGCCCGGTCGACAAGGCGTGCGGGGAAGGGCTCATGCCGGGGGCGGTGGCCGGCCTCCAGGAGCTCGGTGTCGAGCTGTGGGGACGTCCGCTCGCCGGCATCCGCTACCTGGATGCGACGCGTTCGGCCGAGGCGCCGTTCCGCCACGGCACGGGCATGGGGGTCAGGCGGACGGCGCTGCACGCCGCGCTGACCGAGGCGGTCGCCGCCGCTGGCGTCGAGGTGGAGCAGGCGGCGGTCCGGGACGTCCAGGATCGTGGCGATCACGTGCTGGCCGACGGCACGCCCGCCCGGTACCTGATCGCTGCGGACGGTCTGCACTCGCCGACCCGGCGGGCGCTGGGGCTGGACGGAGTCAGCCGCATGCCGCAGCGGTACGCGCAGCGCGCGCACGCGTCGATCGAACCGTGGACCGACCTCGTCGAGGTGCACTGGGCGCAGTCGGGGGAGGCATACGTGACGCCGACCGCCGACGGCCAGGTCGGCGTGGCGATCCTGACGCGTCAGCGGGGCAGGAGCTTCCACGACCTGCTCGCCGACCACCCGGGGCTGGTCGAGCGCCTCGCCGGTGCACCGCTGGGCCGCGTCAAGGGTGCCGGTCCGTTGCGCCAGCGCGCGACCAGGCGGGTGCAGGGACAGGTGCTGCTGGTCGGCGACGCGGCCGGCTACGTCGACGCGCTGACCGGCGAGGGGATCGCGCTGGGTCTCGCGCAGGCCAGGGCCGCGATCGCCGCCGTGCTCGCCGCCGACCCGGAGCGCTACGAGCAGGACTGGCGACGGCTCACCTGGCGCCACGACCTGATGACCGCGGCCCTGGTGACGGCGAGCCGGGCGTCCCTCGTCCGCTCCGGCATCGTCCCGGCAGCACGACGGCTCCCGGCGGTGTTCGGCTGGGCGGTCGACCAGCTCGCCCGACCCGCCTGA
- a CDS encoding pyridoxal-phosphate dependent enzyme encodes MSNGTAGFMNGPTPIDAAPRLAVDLGLDADDLLVKRDDLMGLGGGGNKVRKLQVTMGQALDAAADVVVTTGAAQSNHARLTAAAGARVGLPVVLVLQGHAPETERGNVLLDRLFGAEIIWSGRRPPEAVADEVEHDRSRGRVHRIPFGGSSPASAEAYVRAGQEVLDQVPDVRHVVVAVGSGGTMAGLVTALGAERVLGVDTGAVPDARRTVHALMEGMRSGTQGAADSLRIDGGQVGQGYEHLAESTRAALSRAARTEGLILDPTYSGRAMAGLVSAVASGGIRPGDRTVFLHTGGLPGLFGHEAF; translated from the coding sequence ATGAGCAACGGCACGGCAGGGTTCATGAACGGCCCCACCCCCATCGACGCCGCACCGAGGCTCGCGGTGGACCTCGGCCTCGACGCCGACGATCTGCTCGTCAAGCGCGACGACCTGATGGGGCTCGGCGGGGGCGGCAACAAGGTCCGCAAGCTGCAGGTGACGATGGGGCAGGCCCTGGATGCCGCGGCGGACGTGGTGGTCACCACCGGAGCAGCCCAGAGCAACCACGCCCGGCTCACGGCCGCGGCGGGCGCGCGGGTCGGCCTGCCGGTCGTCCTGGTGCTCCAGGGTCATGCGCCCGAGACCGAGCGGGGCAACGTCCTGCTCGACCGCCTCTTCGGGGCGGAGATCATCTGGTCCGGGCGCCGGCCGCCCGAGGCCGTCGCGGACGAGGTCGAGCACGACCGAAGCCGAGGGCGAGTCCATCGCATCCCGTTCGGCGGCTCGAGCCCTGCGAGCGCCGAGGCGTACGTGCGCGCCGGCCAGGAGGTGCTCGACCAGGTGCCCGACGTCCGCCACGTCGTCGTCGCCGTCGGATCAGGTGGAACCATGGCCGGACTCGTCACAGCCCTCGGTGCGGAACGGGTCCTGGGCGTGGACACCGGCGCCGTGCCCGACGCCCGCCGCACCGTCCACGCCCTGATGGAGGGGATGCGGTCCGGCACCCAGGGCGCCGCGGACTCGCTGCGCATCGACGGAGGGCAGGTCGGGCAGGGGTACGAGCACCTGGCCGAGTCGACGCGTGCCGCGCTGTCTCGCGCCGCCCGCACCGAAGGACTCATCCTCGACCCGACCTACTCCGGACGTGCCATGGCCGGTCTCGTCTCGGCCGTCGCCTCGGGAGGGATCCGGCCCGGCGACAGGACCGTCTTCCTGCACACCGGCGGGCTTCCCGGCCTGTTCGGCCACGAGGCGTTCTAG
- a CDS encoding DUF6629 family protein — protein MCFSTEADVVAGIALLPVAALSLREVRHVRELPFAALPLLFAAHQLTEAIVWAGFDGDVSSSVQKVAAMVYVVFAFSVLPTLVPAAVLLLEPRGARLRVSPFVVLGLVVSAQLTYFVLNGPVSVEEHNHAVEYHVGLQNGTFWAVLYIVAVIGPSLLSGYPSIVAFGLLNLVGLTLVAVLYREAFASIWCVVAALLSVLVLVHMYLRRRLPDPHRLHGQPLEPSPDPANR, from the coding sequence ATGTGCTTCTCCACCGAGGCCGATGTGGTCGCAGGGATCGCCCTGCTGCCCGTGGCAGCACTGTCGCTGCGCGAGGTCCGCCACGTGCGGGAGCTGCCATTCGCCGCGCTACCGCTGCTGTTCGCCGCCCATCAGCTCACCGAGGCCATCGTCTGGGCGGGATTCGACGGTGACGTGTCGTCGAGCGTCCAGAAGGTCGCGGCGATGGTCTACGTGGTCTTCGCCTTCTCGGTGCTGCCGACGCTGGTCCCGGCCGCCGTGCTGCTCCTGGAGCCGAGGGGCGCCCGGCTGCGGGTGTCACCCTTCGTCGTCCTCGGCCTGGTGGTCTCTGCCCAGCTGACCTACTTCGTGCTCAACGGCCCGGTCTCCGTCGAGGAGCACAACCATGCCGTGGAGTACCACGTGGGCCTGCAGAACGGCACGTTCTGGGCCGTGCTCTACATCGTTGCCGTGATCGGTCCGTCGCTGTTGTCGGGATACCCGTCCATCGTGGCCTTCGGTCTGCTCAACCTGGTCGGGCTGACACTGGTCGCCGTCCTGTACCGCGAGGCGTTCGCCTCGATCTGGTGCGTGGTGGCGGCCCTCCTGTCGGTGCTGGTGCTGGTGCACATGTATCTCCGTAGACGTCTGCCCGACCCGCACAGGCTTCACGGACAACCGCTCGAGCCGTCGCCTGATCCGGCGAACCGTTAA
- a CDS encoding helix-turn-helix transcriptional regulator, with translation MVPTNRLIGRSREIDWLSSVLSGGWRAAVAEGDAGVGKTALLDELERHGRADGWTVVRLQCVEAERGFPYAALDRILRPLKAYVQALADHQRMAVEVVLGRRTGDAPAVIALGTAVLDLLVLAGEDSPRLLIVDDAHWIDTASGEVLMFVARRLSDARASIALGLRTGEPTDLDVAGIEHLELSPLDPASAAELLDAHHPTLSSALRAEVLRWAVGNPLALAELPASLAAGSTTVARPELPLPRRLERAYAQRLGRLPRDERDALLLLALDGMAEAIGDHGLAHGLDGARTAGLVDVHPSDGRLSFRHPLVRSAVVGAASSGQVRTAHLHLAEVRASDPLRRAHHLASATIEPDEEVALVVQRGAEHAARRGGATVAVKLLVRAAALSEHPDVRERRLADAAFVATSAGLLDDAAALLGQLDRISGELTSPSAVLTDAYLRLFRGGAAVPTHRMVLATVRRHGHDVDDETLDRLINVLLMITMYSADPALWAQTESLIDEHAERLGPVSLLVREIGGHLLSHADGARDRVAEAFTLPGHDPLDVVMLALCAFWVDSLGEHRSYLERMVDREVAAGARSDAMALLHFTLLSQTDAGLWDDAATTFARGVELSTELGFEMFTYLYRAFYARVLAQRGDIEAARELAFSVDAWARPRGLGVMLHHVEGAALAGLLAVGEYHRAWGFAIGLGAPGSFPPYVHESFRCLLDVVEAGMATGHADEARRHALAADAQGVRAVSPRMDMLTTAVLAITDITAEADRLFTIASAHPAAPAFPFDQARISLAHGRWLRRHGDLRRARVALTRAVDQFDRLGTPPWAERAAHERSLAGSSGGEADDRLRHLTEQELRIAELAATGLSNKEIGARLYLSPRTVGTHLYRIFPKLDITSRAALRDALAEAKSDE, from the coding sequence ATGGTCCCCACCAACCGGCTCATCGGGCGGTCGCGAGAGATCGACTGGCTCTCGTCGGTGCTGTCCGGCGGCTGGCGGGCCGCGGTCGCGGAGGGCGACGCCGGCGTGGGCAAGACAGCGCTCCTGGACGAGCTGGAGCGACATGGCCGAGCCGACGGGTGGACGGTGGTGCGGCTCCAGTGCGTGGAGGCGGAGCGCGGATTCCCGTACGCTGCTCTCGACCGGATCCTGCGACCGCTCAAGGCCTACGTCCAGGCGCTGGCCGATCACCAACGCATGGCCGTCGAGGTGGTGCTCGGACGCAGGACCGGTGATGCTCCCGCCGTCATCGCGCTGGGCACAGCCGTCCTGGACCTGCTCGTGCTGGCAGGTGAGGACTCGCCGCGTCTGCTCATCGTCGACGACGCGCACTGGATCGACACAGCGAGCGGCGAGGTGCTGATGTTCGTGGCGCGCCGGCTCAGCGACGCCCGGGCGTCGATCGCCCTGGGGTTGCGCACCGGCGAGCCGACCGACCTCGACGTGGCCGGCATCGAGCACCTCGAGCTGTCGCCGCTCGACCCGGCGAGCGCGGCCGAGCTGCTCGACGCTCATCACCCCACCCTGTCCTCTGCGCTGCGGGCCGAGGTGCTCCGGTGGGCGGTGGGCAATCCGTTGGCGCTCGCCGAGCTGCCGGCTTCACTGGCGGCCGGCTCGACAACGGTCGCGAGGCCCGAGCTGCCGCTGCCACGACGACTCGAGCGGGCGTACGCCCAGCGTCTGGGGCGCTTGCCGCGGGATGAGCGAGACGCCCTGCTGCTCCTGGCGCTGGACGGGATGGCAGAGGCGATCGGGGATCACGGCTTGGCACACGGGCTCGACGGAGCCCGCACCGCCGGGCTCGTCGACGTCCACCCGTCGGACGGTCGACTGTCATTTCGTCACCCCTTGGTGCGGTCCGCGGTCGTCGGTGCGGCGTCGTCGGGGCAGGTGCGGACCGCGCACCTGCATCTTGCCGAGGTCCGCGCGAGCGATCCGCTGCGACGAGCCCACCACCTGGCGTCGGCCACGATCGAGCCCGACGAGGAGGTCGCACTCGTCGTGCAGAGGGGCGCCGAGCACGCCGCCCGGCGTGGTGGAGCCACCGTCGCGGTCAAGCTGCTGGTCCGTGCCGCGGCGTTGAGCGAGCATCCGGACGTTCGGGAGCGACGCCTCGCCGACGCCGCCTTCGTCGCCACCAGCGCGGGTCTGCTCGATGACGCCGCGGCGCTGCTCGGCCAGCTGGACCGGATCAGCGGCGAGCTGACCTCTCCGTCGGCGGTGCTCACCGACGCCTATCTGCGGCTGTTCCGTGGGGGTGCGGCTGTGCCGACGCACCGCATGGTGCTGGCCACAGTGCGACGGCACGGCCATGACGTGGACGACGAGACTCTCGATCGTCTCATCAACGTGCTGCTGATGATCACCATGTACTCCGCCGATCCGGCCCTGTGGGCACAGACCGAGTCTCTGATCGATGAGCACGCCGAGCGGCTCGGGCCGGTGAGCTTGCTCGTGCGCGAGATCGGGGGACACCTGCTGAGTCACGCAGACGGTGCCCGCGACCGCGTGGCCGAGGCGTTCACCCTGCCCGGCCACGACCCATTGGACGTGGTCATGTTGGCGCTCTGCGCCTTCTGGGTCGACTCGCTGGGAGAGCACCGCTCATACCTGGAGCGGATGGTCGACAGGGAGGTCGCGGCCGGCGCCCGGTCCGACGCGATGGCGCTGCTGCACTTCACGCTCCTCAGCCAGACGGACGCAGGGCTCTGGGACGACGCTGCGACGACGTTCGCCCGCGGTGTGGAGCTGAGCACCGAGCTCGGATTCGAGATGTTCACCTATCTCTACCGCGCGTTCTACGCTCGCGTCCTGGCTCAGCGCGGTGACATCGAGGCAGCCCGCGAGCTGGCGTTCTCGGTCGACGCGTGGGCCCGCCCACGGGGACTCGGGGTCATGCTTCATCACGTGGAAGGTGCCGCGCTGGCCGGCCTGCTCGCGGTCGGTGAGTACCACCGGGCATGGGGTTTCGCCATCGGCCTCGGCGCGCCCGGCTCCTTCCCGCCGTACGTCCATGAGTCGTTCCGTTGCCTGCTCGACGTCGTCGAGGCCGGGATGGCGACGGGCCACGCCGACGAGGCGCGCCGGCACGCGCTGGCGGCGGATGCTCAGGGCGTGCGGGCCGTGTCACCGCGGATGGACATGCTGACGACAGCTGTTCTGGCGATCACCGACATCACTGCCGAGGCGGACCGGTTGTTCACGATCGCGTCCGCACACCCGGCCGCGCCGGCTTTCCCGTTCGACCAGGCCCGGATCAGTCTGGCCCACGGCAGGTGGTTGCGGCGTCACGGCGACCTGCGCCGCGCACGGGTCGCCTTGACCCGTGCGGTCGACCAGTTCGACCGTCTGGGCACCCCGCCGTGGGCGGAGCGTGCGGCGCACGAGCGGTCGTTGGCGGGATCCTCCGGTGGGGAGGCTGACGACCGCCTCCGCCACCTGACGGAGCAGGAGCTGCGCATCGCCGAGCTCGCCGCGACCGGGTTGAGCAACAAGGAGATCGGTGCTCGGCTCTACCTGTCCCCGCGCACGGTGGGCACGCACCTCTACCGCATCTTCCCCAAGCTGGACATCACCTCCCGCGCCGCGCTGCGCGACGCATTGGCAGAGGCCAAGTCCGACGAGTGA
- a CDS encoding alpha/beta fold hydrolase, which yields MPMLTVGAENGAPVELYYEVQGRGAPVVLIHGWPLSGRSWEKQVVALVEAGYQAITYDRRGFGRSTPTWDGHDYDTIAADLDALLVHLDLTDVTLVGFSAGGGAVARYIGSHGTARVAKAVLASAVTPFLHVTDGNPEGGLDDGTIAHFEAGIRADRAGFADQFLTLLYSAAGTSTVSEPQRLHGRDLANAASPRATLAGPDAFGRTDFRPDLEKFDVPTLVIHGDSDAVVPFHVSGRRAAAAIDGAELVLIEGGPHGINVSHADQFNDALIGFLDR from the coding sequence ATGCCGATGCTGACTGTGGGCGCCGAGAACGGTGCGCCCGTCGAGCTCTACTACGAGGTGCAGGGCAGGGGAGCCCCCGTCGTGCTGATCCACGGATGGCCGTTGAGCGGCCGATCCTGGGAGAAGCAGGTCGTCGCCCTGGTCGAGGCCGGCTACCAGGCCATCACCTACGACCGTCGCGGGTTCGGGCGGTCCACACCCACCTGGGACGGCCACGACTACGACACCATCGCGGCCGACCTGGACGCCCTGCTCGTCCACCTGGACCTGACGGACGTCACGCTGGTCGGCTTCTCGGCCGGTGGCGGCGCCGTCGCTCGCTACATCGGCAGCCACGGCACCGCCCGGGTTGCCAAGGCGGTGCTGGCCAGCGCGGTGACTCCGTTCCTGCACGTCACCGATGGCAACCCCGAGGGCGGCCTGGACGACGGCACGATCGCGCACTTCGAGGCCGGCATCCGCGCCGACCGAGCGGGATTCGCCGACCAGTTCCTCACCCTGCTCTACTCCGCCGCCGGCACGTCCACCGTCAGCGAGCCGCAGCGCCTGCACGGTCGCGACCTGGCCAACGCCGCCTCGCCGCGAGCGACCCTCGCGGGACCTGACGCGTTCGGACGCACCGACTTCCGCCCCGACCTGGAGAAGTTCGACGTGCCCACGCTCGTCATCCACGGCGACTCGGACGCCGTCGTGCCCTTCCACGTCAGCGGACGGCGCGCGGCTGCTGCGATCGACGGGGCCGAACTGGTCCTCATCGAGGGCGGCCCACACGGCATCAACGTCTCTCACGCCGACCAGTTCAACGACGCGCTGATCGGCTTCCTCGACCGCTGA
- a CDS encoding alpha/beta fold hydrolase, which produces MSIHRPLTRTKIVTSGMALAAVVGLSATAPAFASSSGDSTHTAAARTAAKPTIVLVHGAWADSSSFAPVTKKLQKDGYTVLSAPNPLRGLRQDSANVATFVNAATKGPVVLVGHSYGGSVITNAATKTPRVKALVYVDAYAPAKGESVIDLTGAKPGSAFAVKDPTTVFNFVPYANAPKGDVDAYVKPELFKSTFAAKLPTSHTKVLAASQSPIALSALQAPSKTPAWKKIKSYFFVGTRDKVLPAAQQIAMAKRAEGVIVTRKADHLSMLEKPKQITTLIERAARHAR; this is translated from the coding sequence ATGTCCATCCACCGCCCCCTCACACGCACCAAGATCGTGACCTCCGGCATGGCCCTCGCGGCCGTCGTCGGCCTGAGCGCGACGGCCCCGGCGTTCGCGTCATCGTCCGGCGACTCCACCCACACGGCGGCGGCTCGCACCGCCGCCAAGCCCACCATCGTGCTGGTCCACGGTGCCTGGGCCGACTCGTCGAGTTTCGCGCCGGTCACCAAGAAGCTGCAGAAGGACGGGTACACCGTCCTCAGTGCACCGAACCCGCTGCGTGGCCTGCGCCAGGACTCGGCCAACGTCGCGACGTTCGTCAACGCGGCCACCAAGGGCCCCGTCGTGCTCGTCGGTCACTCGTACGGAGGCAGCGTGATCACCAACGCGGCCACCAAGACGCCGCGGGTCAAGGCGCTGGTCTACGTCGACGCCTACGCACCTGCGAAGGGGGAGAGCGTCATCGACCTGACCGGCGCCAAGCCCGGTTCGGCGTTCGCGGTGAAGGACCCGACCACGGTGTTCAACTTCGTCCCCTACGCGAACGCGCCGAAGGGTGACGTCGACGCCTACGTCAAGCCCGAGCTGTTCAAGAGCACCTTTGCCGCGAAGCTGCCCACCTCGCACACGAAGGTGCTCGCGGCGAGCCAGAGCCCGATCGCGCTGAGCGCGCTGCAGGCCCCGTCGAAGACTCCTGCCTGGAAGAAGATCAAGAGCTACTTCTTCGTCGGCACCCGCGACAAGGTGCTGCCCGCGGCCCAGCAGATCGCGATGGCCAAGCGCGCCGAGGGTGTGATCGTCACGCGCAAGGCTGACCACCTGTCGATGCTGGAGAAGCCCAAGCAGATCACGACGCTGATCGAGCGGGCCGCCCGCCACGCCAGGTAG
- a CDS encoding FadR/GntR family transcriptional regulator gives MTKGKLPAYEVVAAEIRQRILSGEFAPGERLPSEAELIESSGNSRSTIREAMRTLASENLVYTTRGTTGGTFVASPDVAAITSHLENSVTLMAAALSVTVEQLMDVRQLTEVHAAGRAAHHRTEEQMATMRRSVDSAALETDYAGHQDFHMQILHASGNPMLELVCAPVFRVLSRRFVADRAAADFWEASQAEHRAIMAAIESQDSLTAMSLMQRHLHRIEDAYKEMELLTSPVS, from the coding sequence ATGACCAAGGGGAAGCTTCCCGCCTACGAAGTCGTGGCGGCAGAGATCCGGCAACGGATCCTCTCCGGTGAGTTCGCGCCGGGAGAGCGGCTGCCCAGCGAGGCCGAGCTGATCGAGTCGTCGGGCAACAGCCGCAGCACGATCCGCGAGGCGATGCGCACGCTGGCCAGTGAGAACCTGGTCTACACGACCCGTGGGACGACCGGCGGCACCTTCGTGGCCAGCCCGGACGTCGCAGCCATCACCTCGCACCTCGAGAACAGCGTGACCCTCATGGCCGCCGCGCTGTCGGTCACCGTCGAGCAGCTGATGGACGTGCGCCAGCTCACCGAGGTCCATGCGGCAGGACGCGCGGCGCACCACCGGACCGAGGAGCAGATGGCCACGATGCGCCGATCCGTCGACTCGGCCGCCCTCGAGACCGACTACGCCGGCCACCAGGACTTCCACATGCAGATCCTGCACGCGTCCGGCAACCCCATGCTCGAGCTGGTGTGCGCGCCCGTCTTCCGGGTGCTCAGTCGTCGGTTCGTGGCGGACCGGGCGGCGGCGGACTTCTGGGAGGCCTCGCAGGCCGAGCACCGCGCGATCATGGCGGCCATCGAGTCGCAGGACTCGCTGACCGCCATGTCGCTGATGCAGCGGCACCTGCACCGCATCGAGGACGCGTACAAGGAGATGGAGCTGCTCACCAGCCCGGTGAGCTGA
- a CDS encoding amidase translates to MDEAINSVITWVEPGETAAGPLAGLTLGVKDNIDVGGVRSTCASTFFADRVADEDATVVRRLRAAGAAVVATLNLAEFAVGVTSQNSAAGGPRNPWDPRRVPAGSSGGSGAAVAAGLVDIALGTDSGGSVRLPAAACGVVGLRPTPGILDMTGVFPVSPDFDTVGPMARTVDLVARTFDVLCETPRSTRPAPRRVGVPRRFVTDDVDPDVARAVADFVQHLGDLGLEVVEIDIPLADEAQSHVYTLLYHDLAQLHRERLEEPERFQPPTLQRIRQGVFITADQHRAAARARSDFRAGMRQVLESVDVVVTPTLPVDVPFAREEEAVLTQSVRLGQLSYPWSLHNGPTMSLPVGFHAGSGMPVGAQLTAAHCDEEALFTIGRLYQSETDWHTRRPPVCL, encoded by the coding sequence GTGGACGAGGCCATCAACTCCGTCATCACCTGGGTGGAGCCGGGTGAGACGGCGGCCGGTCCGCTGGCTGGACTCACCCTCGGGGTCAAGGACAACATCGACGTCGGTGGGGTTCGCTCCACGTGCGCCTCCACCTTCTTCGCCGACCGGGTGGCCGACGAGGACGCCACCGTCGTGCGGCGCCTGCGCGCCGCGGGCGCCGCCGTGGTCGCCACCCTCAACCTGGCCGAGTTCGCCGTCGGCGTGACATCGCAGAACTCGGCCGCCGGCGGGCCGCGCAACCCGTGGGACCCGCGGCGGGTTCCGGCTGGTTCAAGTGGTGGGTCGGGAGCGGCGGTCGCGGCCGGCCTGGTCGACATCGCCCTGGGCACCGACAGCGGGGGCTCGGTCCGGCTGCCGGCCGCCGCCTGCGGCGTGGTCGGCCTGCGACCCACGCCGGGCATCCTGGACATGACCGGCGTCTTCCCCGTCAGCCCGGACTTCGACACCGTCGGCCCGATGGCCCGCACCGTCGACCTGGTCGCGCGGACGTTCGACGTCCTGTGCGAGACGCCCCGAAGCACCCGTCCCGCCCCCCGGCGGGTGGGGGTGCCGCGGCGGTTCGTCACCGACGACGTGGATCCGGACGTCGCGCGGGCCGTCGCCGATTTCGTCCAGCACCTGGGCGACCTCGGCCTGGAGGTCGTCGAGATCGACATCCCGTTGGCCGACGAGGCACAGAGCCACGTCTACACGCTGCTGTACCACGACCTGGCGCAGCTGCACCGAGAGCGGCTGGAGGAACCGGAGCGCTTCCAGCCGCCGACCTTGCAGCGGATACGCCAGGGCGTGTTCATCACGGCGGACCAGCACCGCGCCGCCGCTCGAGCGCGCAGCGACTTCCGGGCCGGGATGCGGCAGGTTCTGGAGAGTGTCGACGTGGTGGTCACACCCACCCTTCCGGTCGACGTCCCGTTCGCGCGCGAGGAGGAGGCGGTGCTGACCCAGTCGGTGCGGCTGGGCCAGCTGTCGTACCCGTGGTCGCTGCACAACGGGCCGACGATGTCGCTGCCGGTCGGCTTCCACGCCGGCTCCGGGATGCCGGTGGGCGCCCAGCTCACCGCTGCCCACTGCGACGAGGAGGCGTTGTTCACGATCGGCCGTCTCTACCAGTCCGAGACCGACTGGCACACGCGCCGACCGCCCGTCTGCCTCTGA
- a CDS encoding hydantoinase B/oxoprolinase family protein, giving the protein MSKDVMPTTGVSLAGEATRTWNDVEVDPITLRVIGGALDSTAKEMAQVLYRMAYSSLIRESEDLGAGLFDVNGRELCESDSTPMHCGSIPAYIRGINRRLAGTYKPGDVVLHNHPYHGAAHSPDYGVVIPIFWEGEHVGFAGCTGHVSDIGGNFPGLCMDVVDVWAEGKLIDSMKIYDGGVRNDALIQHILDNVRTPEQNRGDLEALIASARIGEKRFVEMLEKYGLDVVMSSAERWMDYSEEMLRSRIRAIPDGSYEAPVGYLDDDGKNRDVPVAVAVRVQVEGDEILIDLTGSSPQVPTAFNVPFEGSVLPVAVSAIRTILLDEAVIDEYVPQNDGCFRPVKAYAPEGTIFNPDFPASCFARFSQVNRVFDSINLALAPVLPDHAIAGSSAALCAIAYSGLADDGESYWVYIEINEGSYGGRQGKDGMDAVDALMANTRNNPIEELELNHAMRALRYELRDDAPAPGKWRGGIGSHRSWLMLTDTFLGSEADNRSDPPAGALGGHDGVSGSFVRNVGTDREEVLYSKVTQEMIRSGDTLDIKMPSGGGFGDPFERDAFKVLSDVWDEYLTAEDAARDYGVVVDTQTWTIDEAGTERLRAARAAV; this is encoded by the coding sequence ATGAGCAAGGACGTCATGCCCACGACCGGTGTCTCCCTCGCCGGTGAGGCCACGCGCACCTGGAACGACGTCGAGGTCGACCCGATCACCCTGCGGGTCATCGGCGGCGCCCTCGACTCCACGGCCAAGGAGATGGCTCAGGTCCTGTACCGGATGGCCTACTCCAGCCTGATCAGGGAGTCCGAGGACCTCGGCGCCGGCCTGTTCGACGTCAACGGCCGCGAGCTGTGCGAGTCGGACTCGACGCCGATGCACTGCGGCTCGATCCCGGCGTACATCCGCGGGATCAACCGTCGTCTGGCCGGCACGTACAAGCCCGGCGACGTGGTCCTGCACAACCACCCGTACCACGGTGCGGCGCACTCCCCCGACTACGGCGTCGTCATCCCGATCTTCTGGGAGGGCGAGCACGTCGGCTTCGCCGGGTGCACCGGCCACGTCTCCGACATCGGCGGCAACTTCCCCGGCCTCTGCATGGACGTCGTGGACGTCTGGGCCGAAGGCAAGCTGATCGACTCGATGAAGATCTACGACGGCGGCGTGCGCAACGACGCGCTCATCCAGCACATCCTCGACAACGTGCGCACCCCCGAGCAGAACCGTGGCGACCTCGAGGCCCTCATCGCCTCGGCACGGATCGGCGAGAAGCGCTTCGTCGAGATGCTGGAGAAGTACGGCCTGGACGTCGTCATGAGCTCGGCCGAGCGCTGGATGGACTACTCCGAGGAGATGCTCCGCTCGCGCATCCGGGCCATCCCCGACGGCAGCTACGAGGCTCCCGTGGGCTACCTCGACGACGACGGCAAGAACCGGGACGTCCCGGTCGCCGTGGCCGTGCGGGTGCAGGTCGAGGGCGACGAGATCCTGATCGACCTCACCGGGTCGAGCCCCCAGGTGCCGACCGCCTTCAACGTGCCCTTCGAGGGCTCGGTGCTGCCGGTGGCGGTCAGCGCGATCCGCACCATCTTGCTGGACGAGGCCGTGATCGACGAGTACGTGCCGCAGAACGACGGCTGCTTCCGGCCGGTGAAGGCGTACGCCCCCGAGGGCACGATCTTCAACCCGGACTTCCCGGCGTCGTGCTTCGCGCGCTTCTCCCAGGTCAACCGGGTCTTCGACTCGATCAACCTGGCGCTGGCCCCGGTGCTCCCGGACCACGCGATCGCGGGCTCGTCGGCGGCGCTGTGCGCGATCGCCTACTCGGGTCTGGCCGACGACGGCGAGTCGTACTGGGTCTACATCGAGATCAACGAGGGCTCCTACGGCGGTCGCCAGGGCAAGGACGGCATGGACGCCGTCGACGCCCTGATGGCCAACACCCGCAACAACCCGATCGAGGAGCTCGAGCTCAACCACGCGATGCGCGCGCTGCGCTACGAGCTGAGGGACGACGCCCCGGCGCCCGGCAAGTGGCGCGGCGGCATCGGCAGCCACCGCAGCTGGTTGATGCTCACCGACACGTTCCTGGGCTCGGAGGCCGACAACCGCTCCGACCCGCCGGCCGGCGCGCTGGGCGGTCACGACGGCGTCTCGGGCTCGTTCGTCCGCAACGTCGGCACCGATCGCGAAGAGGTGCTGTACTCCAAGGTCACCCAGGAGATGATCCGCTCGGGCGACACGCTGGACATCAAGATGCCCTCCGGCGGAGGGTTCGGCGACCCGTTCGAGCGGGATGCGTTCAAGGTGCTCTCCGACGTGTGGGACGAGTACCTGACGGCCGAGGACGCCGCGCGCGACTACGGTGTCGTCGTCGACACGCAGACGTGGACGATCGACGAGGCCGGCACGGAGCGGTTGCGGGCTGCGAGGGCCGCGGTCTGA